In Ptychodera flava strain L36383 chromosome 17, AS_Pfla_20210202, whole genome shotgun sequence, one genomic interval encodes:
- the LOC139115141 gene encoding protein disulfide-isomerase A6-like — protein sequence MKLLAGIFLCAAFSSFTHGLYSSTSNVIDLDPDKFDKMLKSDSLWIVEFYAPWCGHCKSLAPEYDKAATALKGVVKVGAVDMTKHQQLGAPYQVQGFPTLKIFGQDKAKPSDYNGARTADAITNECMKKAKDMVGQRLGKKAGGGGSSGGGSKSSGGSGGGGGGGSGGEKAVITLTDSNFEELVLGSEENWLVEFYAPWCGHCKNLEPEWAKAAAELKGKFNLGAVDATAETIFAQKYGVRGYPTIKYFPAGKKSGDAEEFTGGRTSGDIVNWCLDKLAETLPPPEIEELVGEQVLKDACEKHQLCVISILPHILDTGAAGRNKYLDLLRDMADRYKKKMWGWVWAEAGAQSAVEESLGIGGFGYPAMAAVNTRKMKFALLKGSFGEDGLTEFLRELSFGRGSTAPIRGAKLPTVNKIDAWDGKDGELPVEDDIDLSDFDMDDEEEDAGKDEL from the exons ATGAAACTTCTTGCAG GCATATTCCTGTGTGCAGCATTCTCCAGTTTCACACATGGCTTGTACAGCAGCACCTCCAATGTCATTGACCTTGATCCTGACAAATTTGACAAGATGTTGAAAAGTGATTCGCTTTGGATTGTAGAGTTCTATGCACCATG GTGTGGTCACTGCAAATCTTTGGCACCAGAGTATGACAAAGCTGCCACAGCATTGAAG GGTGTGGTGAAAGTTGGAGCTGTTGACATGACAAAACACCAGCAACTTGGGGCACCCTATCAGGTACAGGGATTTCCAACCCTGAAAATATTTGGACAAGATAAGGCAAAACCATCCGATTATAATG GTGCCAGAACGGCTGATGCCATTACAAATGAGTGCATGAAGAAAGCTAAGGACATGGTTGGACAACGTCTTGGTAAGAAAGCTGGCGGCGGCGGCAGCTCTGGAGGTGGCAGCAAGTCT AGTGGTGGTAGCGGAGGCGGCGGCGGTGGCGGCAGTGGTGGTGAGAAGGCTGTGATCACCCTGACAGACTCGAACTTTGAAGAGCTTGTGTTGGGCAGTGAGGAAAACTGGTTGGTAGAATTCTATGCACCATGGTGTGGACATTGTAAAAACTTAGAACCAGAGTGGGCAAAGGCTGCAGCTGaactcaaaggaaaatttaaccttgGAGCTGTTGATGCCACTGCTGAAACTATCTTTGCACAGAAATATGGG GTACGTGGATACCCAACCATCAAATATTTCCCAGCTGGTAAGAAGAGTGGTGATGCCGAAGAATTCACAGGTGGTAGGACATCTGGTGATATCGTCAACTGGTGTTTAGACAAACTTGCTGAAACCCTGCCACCACCAGAGATTGAAGAG CTTGTAGGAGAGCAAGTCCTGAAGGATGCCTGTGAAAAACATCAGTTGTGCGTTATTTCCATCCTGCCACATATTCTAGACACTGGAGCAGCAGGACGAAACAAATACCTTGATCTTCTCAGGGACATGGCTGACAGATACAAGAAGAAGATGTGGGG ATGGGTATGGGCTGAAGCAGGTGCCCAGTCTGCAGTAGAAGAATCACTAGGAATTGGAGGATTTGGTTATCCAGCCATGGCTGCTGTAAATactagaaaaatgaaatttgcattaTTAAAAGGATCATTTGGTGAAGATGGTCTCACTGAATTTCTCAG agAGTTGTCATTTGGACGGGGTTCAACAGCACCCATAAGAGGAGCTAAACTACCAACAGTAAATAAAATAGATGCATGGGACGGCAAAGATGGAGAA cttCCTGTAGAGGATGACATTGATCTCAGTGACTTTGATATGGATGATGAAGAGGAAGACGCTGGCAAAGACGAATTATAA